The genomic stretch TCGTAGTCGCAGTTCGAGCCTGGAAAGGTGATGATGGCGGCCCTCATGCTTCCGCCGCTTGAGCCCCTGCGAGCTCTTCGACGAGCGACACCTCGAAGGTCTCGGTCACGGGATTCGCGAGCAGCTTCCGACACATCGCTTCCGCTGCCTCGAGGGCAGCTCCCGCGTCGTCAGCGACAAGGTCCAGGTAGATCGCCTTGCCGACGCGGACGTCGTCGACGCCATCCCATCCGAGGGAGTTCAGCGCGTGATGGATGGCCTTGCCCTGT from Gemmatimonadota bacterium encodes the following:
- the purS gene encoding phosphoribosylformylglycinamidine synthase subunit PurS, giving the protein MSRFRLEVRVRPRPGILDPQGKAIHHALNSLGWDGVDDVRVGKAIYLDLVADDAGAALEAAEAMCRKLLANPVTETFEVSLVEELAGAQAAEA